From a region of the Pontixanthobacter gangjinensis genome:
- the pstA gene encoding phosphate ABC transporter permease PstA produces the protein MSNTATPSMPDGSNDRTGYATRSAAFEARLQKRYKSERRFKLVGLTAVLFSLSVLAFLLVTMTINGVGGFQRAELVVPIDFTEAGLSGDPASLSQPDAEQRLEMQGLDSVVKFYAEESLGPQGAAEVSDNAWRDIAQVIISDPSILRESGTYWLPATPDLAAALDGEGTPELVALADSLEAEGKLAKNFDVGFLQRADATDPQSAGIWGALKGSMLTMLVTLLMAFPIGVLAALYLEEYAPKNRWTDIIEVSINNLAAVPSIIFGLLGLAVFLWLFPNFRSAPIIGGMTLALMTMPVIVISGRNAIKAVPPSIRDGALAVGASPVQVVFHHVLPLALPGILTGTIIGMARALGETAPLLMIGMRAFISTPPEGFTSPATVLPVQIFLWSDEIDRGFVERTSAAIIVLLLFLLVMNGLAIYLRNKFEKKW, from the coding sequence ATGAGTAACACGGCCACACCCTCTATGCCTGATGGCAGTAACGACCGCACCGGCTACGCAACGCGCAGCGCGGCATTCGAAGCGCGATTGCAAAAACGCTATAAATCGGAACGGCGCTTCAAGCTGGTCGGACTGACTGCAGTCTTGTTCTCTTTATCCGTCTTGGCGTTCCTGCTGGTGACCATGACGATAAACGGGGTTGGCGGTTTCCAGCGCGCCGAATTGGTTGTTCCAATTGATTTCACCGAAGCCGGGCTGTCTGGCGATCCGGCCTCACTGTCCCAGCCTGACGCTGAGCAACGACTCGAAATGCAAGGTCTGGACTCCGTTGTTAAATTCTACGCTGAAGAGTCTTTGGGGCCGCAAGGCGCTGCAGAGGTCAGTGACAATGCATGGCGCGATATTGCTCAAGTTATAATCTCCGACCCTTCGATATTGCGAGAATCAGGGACATATTGGCTGCCCGCAACCCCAGACCTCGCTGCGGCATTGGACGGCGAAGGCACGCCCGAGCTGGTAGCACTCGCCGACTCGCTTGAGGCGGAGGGCAAGCTGGCCAAGAATTTTGATGTCGGCTTCCTCCAACGCGCAGATGCTACGGACCCGCAATCCGCAGGCATCTGGGGTGCGCTAAAGGGTTCAATGCTGACGATGCTTGTGACGCTCCTAATGGCGTTCCCGATTGGCGTTCTTGCTGCTCTGTACCTTGAAGAATATGCGCCCAAGAATCGTTGGACGGACATCATCGAAGTATCGATTAATAATCTGGCAGCGGTGCCGTCGATTATCTTCGGGCTGTTGGGGCTGGCTGTATTCCTATGGCTGTTCCCCAATTTCAGATCTGCCCCCATCATAGGTGGTATGACTCTGGCGCTAATGACCATGCCGGTTATCGTTATTTCTGGCCGTAACGCGATCAAGGCTGTTCCTCCGTCGATACGAGACGGCGCGCTGGCTGTTGGCGCTTCACCGGTGCAAGTCGTGTTCCACCATGTCCTGCCACTTGCTTTGCCAGGGATTTTGACCGGGACCATTATCGGGATGGCGCGCGCATTGGGCGAAACCGCACCTTTGCTAATGATCGGCATGCGCGCCTTCATATCCACTCCGCCCGAAGGTTTCACATCCCCCGCAACAGTTCTGCCCGTGCAGATATTCCTCTGGTCCGACGAAATTGACCGTGGTTTCGTGGAACGGACATCTGCTGCTATCATCGTCCTCCTGTTATTCCTGCTCGTGATGAATGGCTTGGCCATCTACCTGCGCAACAAATTCGAGAAAAAATGGTGA
- the pstB gene encoding phosphate ABC transporter ATP-binding protein PstB, whose translation MVTVIHPNLEDTDAKMSAKDVSVYYSDKMAIDNVSIDIPTKYVTAFIGPSGCGKSTFLRTLNRMNDTIPTARVEGEITLDGEDIYRSKMDVVQLRARVGMVFQKPNPFPKSIYDNIAYGPKIHGFAESKDELDEIVEKSLQRAGLWNEVKDRLADSGTALSGGQQQRLCIARAIAVDPEVILMDEPCSALDPIATAKIEELIDDLSGRYAIVIVTHSMQQAARVSQRTAFFHLGKVVEYGRTSDIFTNPLETRTQDYITGRYG comes from the coding sequence ATGGTGACCGTAATACATCCCAATCTTGAAGACACTGACGCGAAGATGAGCGCGAAGGATGTCTCCGTCTATTACAGCGACAAGATGGCGATCGATAATGTGTCGATTGATATCCCGACCAAATATGTCACCGCTTTCATCGGTCCGTCGGGCTGCGGGAAATCGACTTTCTTGCGGACATTGAACCGCATGAATGACACAATTCCAACCGCTCGCGTCGAAGGTGAAATCACGCTCGATGGGGAAGATATTTATCGCTCAAAAATGGATGTGGTCCAATTGCGCGCAAGGGTCGGCATGGTTTTCCAGAAACCCAATCCTTTCCCAAAATCGATCTACGACAACATTGCCTACGGCCCGAAAATCCACGGCTTTGCCGAAAGCAAGGATGAACTGGACGAGATTGTCGAGAAATCATTGCAACGCGCCGGGCTTTGGAACGAGGTTAAAGATCGCCTCGCAGACAGCGGCACTGCACTATCAGGCGGTCAGCAACAGCGCCTGTGCATCGCAAGGGCCATTGCCGTTGATCCCGAGGTCATTCTGATGGACGAGCCATGTTCGGCGCTTGATCCAATTGCCACTGCAAAGATCGAAGAGTTAATTGACGATCTCAGTGGCCGTTATGCGATTGTCATCGTTACTCACTCGATGCAGCAGGCAGCGCGGGTATCGCAACGGACGGCATTTTTTCACCTAGGCAAGGTGGTTGAATATGGCCGGACTTCCGACATTTTCACAAATCCGCTAGAAACGAGAACGCAAGATTATATCACAGGACGGTACGGCTAA
- the phoU gene encoding phosphate signaling complex protein PhoU, whose protein sequence is MNDHTVKAFDEDITRLRGLIAEMGGLAELSIQEALEAMVKGDLSLAKGVIKRDKKIDALENEVDKLAVRIIALRAPMADDLREVIAALKIAGVVERIGDYSKNIAKRVGEIEGRGRFEPLTLLPAMGDIACEMVHDVLTAYAARDPVLALEVIATDEKVDAFYNSIFRNVVSYMVENPATISSAAQLLFVARNIERIGDHATNVAEMVHFAATGNYPPDEEDD, encoded by the coding sequence ATGAACGATCATACAGTCAAAGCGTTCGACGAGGACATTACGCGCCTTCGCGGCCTGATCGCAGAAATGGGCGGCCTGGCCGAATTGTCGATCCAAGAAGCTCTCGAGGCTATGGTCAAGGGTGATTTGTCGCTCGCGAAAGGGGTCATAAAGCGCGATAAGAAGATCGATGCGCTAGAGAATGAAGTCGACAAATTGGCAGTGCGAATCATTGCGCTGCGGGCACCTATGGCTGATGATTTGCGCGAAGTGATTGCCGCGCTCAAAATTGCCGGCGTGGTCGAGCGGATCGGGGATTATTCCAAGAACATCGCCAAGCGCGTTGGTGAGATTGAAGGCCGTGGGCGGTTTGAGCCGCTTACCCTGCTGCCTGCAATGGGTGATATTGCGTGCGAGATGGTACATGATGTGCTGACCGCTTACGCAGCGCGCGACCCCGTTCTGGCGCTTGAAGTGATCGCTACCGATGAGAAAGTAGACGCATTCTACAACAGCATTTTCCGCAATGTTGTCAGCTATATGGTCGAGAATCCTGCGACGATTTCAAGCGCCGCACAATTGCTGTTTGTTGCGCGCAATATCGAACGTATCGGCGATCATGCCACCAATGTAGCAGAGATGGTACACTTCGCGGCTACCGGAAACTACCCTCCTGACGAGGAAGACGACTAG
- the phoB gene encoding phosphate regulon transcriptional regulator PhoB produces MSAAKLLLVEDDPALSELLEFRFRKEGYEVRATPDGDEALILAEEDTPDLVILDWMIEGTSGIEVCRRLRRNQDTAHVPIIMLTAREDEDDRIRGLETGADDYLTKPFSPRELLARVAAVMRRIRPVLAGQSIEVGDIKLNPVAHRVERAGSEVKLGPTEFRLLRFFMESPGRVFSRGQLLDGVWDNGSDIELRTVDVHIRRLRKAIEIDGAHDPIRTVRSAGYAIEAV; encoded by the coding sequence ATGTCTGCTGCGAAATTGCTGCTGGTTGAAGACGATCCCGCGCTGTCCGAATTGCTGGAATTCCGTTTCAGAAAAGAAGGCTACGAGGTTCGCGCTACCCCCGATGGTGACGAAGCGCTGATCCTCGCCGAAGAGGATACACCCGATCTGGTCATCCTTGACTGGATGATCGAGGGAACAAGCGGCATCGAAGTGTGCCGCCGACTTCGCCGCAACCAAGATACCGCGCATGTTCCGATCATCATGTTAACCGCGCGCGAGGATGAGGATGACCGGATCCGCGGACTGGAAACCGGCGCGGATGATTATTTGACTAAGCCGTTTTCTCCGCGTGAATTGCTCGCTCGCGTCGCGGCAGTTATGCGCCGCATCCGCCCTGTTCTGGCGGGACAATCAATTGAGGTCGGAGATATAAAGCTTAACCCTGTTGCGCACCGCGTCGAGCGCGCCGGAAGCGAAGTGAAGCTTGGCCCGACTGAATTTCGCCTGCTAAGATTCTTTATGGAGAGCCCGGGCCGGGTATTCTCACGCGGTCAATTGCTCGACGGCGTATGGGATAATGGTAGTGATATCGAACTCCGTACTGTGGATGTACATATCCGCCGGTTACGCAAGGCGATTGAGATAGATGGTGCACATGACCCTATTCGGACGGTGCGTTCGGCAGGGTATGCGATTGAGGCAGTTTAA
- a CDS encoding extensin-like domain-containing protein has protein sequence MARNQLVSTDIGSFKIDRRMIMLLVLAGLALSSWRFLAEYPQHNPWAPLDLNDPPGWATARKLSALKESPEVCRSVLERSQIAFTALEPAEAADAACSRPDRTALDEFPFSGNNPATTCTIAAGLQLWMEKTVQPTADDIFDSAVISVQHLGTYSCRRLYGADGGPWSEHATGNAIDISGFILADGTKINLLNDWNGESEKTLFLRAIRDGACSSFGTVLSPDYNAAHRDHFHFDQANRSWSVCR, from the coding sequence ATGGCGCGAAACCAGTTAGTCTCAACTGATATCGGGAGTTTCAAGATAGATCGCCGGATGATCATGTTATTGGTCCTAGCTGGGTTGGCGCTTTCCAGTTGGCGGTTTTTGGCTGAGTACCCGCAGCATAACCCTTGGGCACCGCTAGATCTCAACGATCCGCCAGGATGGGCAACAGCAAGAAAGCTGAGTGCGCTGAAAGAGAGCCCAGAGGTGTGCCGTTCCGTCCTTGAGCGTAGTCAAATTGCATTCACGGCCCTTGAACCGGCAGAAGCCGCCGATGCGGCATGCTCGCGGCCAGATCGAACAGCGCTAGACGAATTTCCGTTCTCCGGTAACAACCCTGCAACGACCTGCACCATTGCAGCGGGGTTGCAATTATGGATGGAGAAAACTGTTCAACCCACCGCCGATGATATCTTTGACAGTGCCGTTATCAGCGTACAGCACCTTGGAACGTACAGTTGCCGACGGCTCTATGGAGCAGATGGCGGGCCGTGGAGCGAACATGCTACCGGTAATGCGATTGACATCTCCGGCTTCATATTGGCGGATGGAACCAAAATTAATCTGCTAAATGATTGGAATGGTGAAAGTGAAAAAACGCTATTTCTCAGAGCGATCCGGGACGGCGCGTGCTCCTCATTCGGAACTGTGCTGTCCCCGGATTACAATGCCGCGCACCGCGACCATTTTCATTTTGACCAGGCCAATCGCAGCTGGTCAGTTTGCCGCTAA
- a CDS encoding error-prone DNA polymerase gives MPEAPLTPDKRRLDLDPKLILPPPRAPFVELGVISCFSFLRGASDAVDLVMTARELGYDAIGIADANSMAGVVRLHSEAKTAKLQPLIGCRIETIEGVNFLAYPRDRAAYGRLCRLISAGRMSTIDGEWQTKGECGISLAMLAEHSERVQLVLLPPTHLDEQRTIPAWASNVVDLEGYAVETVINCNFEKSLQHLTAGLPTLSHLAASYLYNGNDVARIDRLDMLAKANGLALLASNDVHYHIPQRRPLQDVMTAIRHKTTVARAGHLLHGNGERHLKSPAMMVKLFERWPHAITASREVADACQFSLDELRYEYPQEDYPGGMTPQQHLEKSSWEGAEWRYPAGMPDSVRQTIIRELELIEKLDLARYFLTIKEIVDYARGVDPPILCQGRGSAANSAVCFCLGITSVDPAKHALLFDRFISEERKEPPDIDVDFEHERREEVIQHIYAKYGRERAGLCATVIHYRPRMAIREVGKAMGLSEDITSALAKTVWGGHGREIGEAHVAETGMDITEPHLRRVLSLTEQMIGMPRHLSQHVGGFILTEGALIETVPIGNGAMPDRSFIEWDKDDIEALGILKVDVLALGMLTCIRKCLDLLEKHHERRLELATVPREDPETYAMLRKGDSLGVFQVESRAQMNMLPRLRPREFYDLVIQVAIVRPGPIQGDMVHPYLKRRRGEERVQIPAPAAEHGPPDELSSILARTLGVPIFQEQAMKIALDAAKFSSLEANRLRKAMATFRSRGMVEELQDMMVGRMIQRGYDPDFAERCFNQIKGFGEYGFPESHAASFAHLVYVSSWLKCHFPAAFACGLLNSQPMGFYAPAQIVRDVSEHGVKVLPADVNHSHWDCTLEEVGAAANQNKDKGRLDTHIAMRLGFRQVDGLPEHIAARLVAEREANGPFDDVAALRYRARLSPAHIERLASADCFSSIKLSRRQALWDARSLIGGPDLPLFKYAEERDQGTEATQASLPVMPLSEEVVNDYQTMRLSLKAHPLSFLRPRLAERGFVRACDLRKRKFRSIVQVAGVVLIRQRPGSAKGVCFITLEDETGVVNLVIWPDLMEKQRKVIMGARLMEVRGRVEYDDEVIHVIAAHLTDATPALHALSDDMLSVDMARADHVNSPLPSKFSARDLVDDLPPEMTVAKAIDNSDYRQGHPRNVRIIPKSRDFH, from the coding sequence ATGCCCGAGGCACCGCTCACCCCTGATAAACGCAGGCTGGACCTTGATCCTAAGCTGATCCTGCCACCGCCCCGCGCGCCCTTTGTCGAGCTGGGAGTCATCAGTTGTTTTAGCTTCTTGCGCGGCGCGTCAGATGCGGTGGATCTGGTGATGACCGCACGCGAGCTTGGCTATGATGCGATTGGGATTGCCGATGCGAACAGCATGGCAGGGGTGGTGCGCCTTCACAGCGAAGCAAAGACAGCTAAATTACAGCCACTTATCGGGTGTAGAATTGAAACGATAGAGGGCGTGAACTTCCTCGCTTACCCGCGTGACCGGGCTGCTTACGGGCGGTTATGCCGCCTTATCTCGGCCGGGCGGATGTCGACGATTGATGGCGAATGGCAGACCAAGGGTGAGTGCGGCATCTCGCTGGCCATGTTGGCGGAGCATTCAGAGCGCGTGCAACTGGTGCTGCTGCCGCCGACACACCTTGATGAACAGCGGACTATCCCAGCCTGGGCAAGTAATGTGGTGGACTTGGAAGGGTATGCAGTTGAAACCGTAATCAATTGTAATTTTGAGAAAAGCTTGCAGCACCTGACTGCCGGATTGCCCACTCTTAGTCATTTGGCCGCGAGCTATCTCTACAACGGTAATGATGTAGCACGGATTGATAGGCTCGACATGCTGGCAAAGGCGAATGGTCTCGCGCTGTTAGCGAGCAATGACGTCCATTATCACATTCCGCAGCGCCGCCCCTTGCAGGATGTCATGACCGCGATCCGCCACAAAACCACCGTGGCGAGGGCGGGGCATCTGCTCCATGGTAATGGTGAACGTCACCTCAAGTCGCCAGCCATGATGGTCAAGCTGTTCGAGCGCTGGCCGCATGCGATCACAGCGTCGCGTGAAGTTGCGGATGCGTGCCAGTTCAGCCTCGACGAACTGCGTTATGAGTATCCGCAAGAAGACTATCCCGGCGGCATGACGCCGCAACAACATCTTGAAAAATCTAGCTGGGAGGGGGCAGAGTGGCGTTATCCTGCCGGAATGCCCGATAGCGTGCGGCAGACGATTATTCGCGAACTGGAGCTTATTGAGAAGCTCGATCTGGCGCGTTATTTCCTGACCATAAAGGAGATTGTCGATTATGCCCGCGGCGTCGATCCGCCAATTTTGTGCCAGGGCCGGGGCAGCGCTGCCAATTCGGCGGTGTGTTTCTGTTTGGGCATCACTTCGGTTGATCCGGCAAAACACGCGCTGCTGTTCGACCGGTTCATTTCTGAGGAGCGCAAAGAGCCACCCGATATCGATGTGGATTTCGAACATGAGCGGCGTGAGGAGGTGATCCAGCACATCTATGCCAAATATGGTCGCGAGCGCGCCGGCCTATGCGCCACAGTGATCCATTACCGCCCGCGCATGGCCATCCGTGAGGTGGGCAAGGCGATGGGGCTGTCCGAAGACATCACCAGCGCGCTCGCGAAGACGGTGTGGGGTGGTCACGGGCGTGAGATTGGCGAAGCGCATGTTGCTGAAACCGGCATGGATATTACCGAGCCGCATTTGCGCCGGGTTCTGAGTCTAACGGAGCAAATGATTGGAATGCCTCGACATTTGTCCCAGCACGTTGGTGGTTTTATTCTGACCGAAGGCGCGCTGATCGAAACCGTGCCGATTGGCAATGGCGCAATGCCGGACCGCAGCTTTATCGAATGGGACAAGGATGACATCGAGGCGCTGGGTATTTTGAAGGTCGATGTGCTCGCTTTGGGCATGCTAACGTGTATCAGGAAATGCCTCGATCTACTTGAAAAACATCATGAAAGGCGGCTCGAACTGGCCACGGTGCCGCGTGAGGACCCCGAAACCTATGCGATGCTGCGTAAGGGGGATTCGTTGGGCGTTTTTCAGGTCGAAAGCCGCGCTCAGATGAATATGCTGCCTCGCCTGCGGCCGCGCGAGTTTTATGATCTGGTCATTCAGGTCGCGATTGTCCGTCCGGGGCCGATTCAGGGCGATATGGTCCACCCCTATCTCAAACGCCGTAGGGGGGAGGAGCGGGTGCAGATACCCGCGCCAGCCGCTGAACATGGCCCGCCCGACGAGCTATCCTCGATCCTCGCGCGGACTTTGGGGGTGCCTATCTTTCAGGAGCAAGCGATGAAAATCGCGCTCGATGCGGCCAAATTCTCCAGCCTGGAGGCAAACCGGCTGCGTAAGGCAATGGCGACTTTCCGTAGCCGCGGGATGGTGGAAGAATTGCAGGATATGATGGTTGGGAGAATGATCCAGCGCGGTTATGACCCCGACTTTGCCGAACGATGTTTCAACCAGATCAAGGGCTTTGGTGAATATGGTTTCCCCGAAAGCCACGCCGCCAGCTTCGCCCATCTGGTCTATGTATCGAGCTGGCTCAAATGCCATTTTCCAGCAGCCTTTGCCTGCGGCCTGCTCAATTCGCAGCCAATGGGTTTTTACGCTCCGGCGCAAATTGTCCGCGATGTTAGCGAACATGGCGTCAAAGTATTACCTGCTGACGTCAACCATTCACATTGGGATTGCACCTTGGAGGAGGTTGGGGCTGCGGCAAATCAAAATAAGGACAAGGGTCGCCTCGACACGCATATCGCGATGCGGCTTGGCTTTAGACAGGTAGATGGTTTGCCTGAACATATTGCAGCGCGCCTGGTTGCAGAACGCGAGGCAAACGGTCCGTTTGATGACGTCGCGGCGTTGCGGTACCGGGCTCGTCTATCTCCTGCACATATTGAAAGATTGGCGTCAGCCGATTGTTTCAGCTCGATAAAGCTGTCGCGACGTCAGGCGCTGTGGGATGCTCGCAGCCTCATTGGCGGGCCGGATTTGCCGCTGTTCAAATATGCCGAAGAGCGGGACCAAGGTACAGAGGCAACGCAGGCTTCTCTGCCGGTGATGCCGCTGTCGGAAGAGGTGGTGAATGATTACCAGACCATGCGCCTCAGCTTGAAAGCGCATCCGCTGTCATTCCTACGCCCGCGCCTTGCTGAACGTGGCTTTGTAAGGGCCTGTGATCTGAGGAAGCGGAAGTTTCGCTCGATAGTGCAAGTCGCCGGAGTGGTGCTGATCCGCCAGCGGCCTGGCAGCGCAAAAGGCGTATGTTTCATCACGCTGGAGGACGAGACCGGTGTGGTGAATCTAGTGATTTGGCCCGATTTAATGGAGAAACAACGTAAAGTCATCATGGGTGCGCGGCTGATGGAAGTTCGTGGTAGGGTCGAGTATGATGATGAAGTGATTCACGTTATTGCCGCCCATCTGACCGATGCAACGCCTGCGCTGCATGCATTGTCTGATGATATGCTGAGTGTCGATATGGCGCGGGCCGATCACGTGAACAGTCCCCTGCCAAGCAAATTTTCAGCGCGCGATCTGGTCGATGATTTGCCCCCTGAAATGACAGTTGCAAAAGCAATTGATAATAGCGACTACCGCCAAGGACATCCGCGGAATGTCCGTATCATCCCGAAATCGCGGGATTTCCATTGA
- a CDS encoding Y-family DNA polymerase has translation MTSIQSLKTSRRILSIWLARLSVDRWRLSNAQNPDQAKRGEGADALPTALITETAHGPRIESANDAGIEAGARKGMMLADVRTLCPAIQVAPSDPAGDIDALEKITIWAQRWGPWSAMDPPDGVLVDVTSVAHLFGGEKRLLADAQALFDKRGLAARFAIAPTAGAAWALSHYGPPRAILSPDDDVVTRLSQLPVAALRLDDDVMTVLHRLGLKRLSDLTGIEGDGKGRDAIMRRFRNRRSPAANPLVRMDQLLGKVPEPLLPVIPLHMPLVQRRLMEPIRHRELLDQVVGDLAQDMARELEGQGKGARRLELGMWRVDGEVVVRALEMAAATRDAAHICRLFSSKLNEIDAGFGIETVRLRASWAEPLAMGQDDIEAAAQSHGTSLAACIDRLNVRLGAGAVSRPVAFASHIPERAQRWQLPLEPEPVLQGGFQGELALHHRPLKILDRSERITVLYATPDGYPRSFRWRGHVHDVMRVEGPERIAPEWWREKSTIRLRDYYRIEDGEGRRYWIYRHGLIDDNRGGPPDWYLQGLCA, from the coding sequence ATGACGAGCATTCAGAGCCTCAAGACCTCTCGGCGTATTCTGTCGATCTGGCTCGCCCGACTGTCGGTCGATCGCTGGCGGCTCTCTAACGCGCAAAATCCCGATCAAGCTAAGCGCGGGGAAGGGGCCGATGCATTGCCGACCGCGCTAATTACCGAAACCGCGCATGGTCCGCGGATTGAAAGCGCGAATGATGCGGGTATCGAGGCTGGCGCGCGCAAGGGCATGATGCTGGCTGATGTCCGGACGCTGTGCCCCGCAATACAGGTCGCGCCGAGCGATCCGGCGGGCGATATCGATGCGTTGGAAAAAATCACCATCTGGGCGCAGCGCTGGGGCCCGTGGAGCGCAATGGACCCGCCTGATGGCGTGTTGGTAGATGTGACATCGGTGGCGCATCTGTTTGGCGGCGAGAAGCGCTTGCTGGCTGATGCGCAGGCGTTGTTTGACAAACGCGGACTGGCTGCGCGGTTTGCGATTGCGCCGACTGCCGGGGCAGCGTGGGCGCTGTCACATTACGGCCCGCCGCGTGCGATCCTCAGCCCTGATGATGATGTGGTTACGCGCCTGTCACAGCTGCCTGTGGCGGCATTGCGGCTTGATGATGACGTCATGACGGTGCTGCACCGCCTTGGTTTAAAGCGGTTATCCGATCTCACCGGAATTGAAGGGGATGGCAAAGGGCGTGACGCGATTATGCGGCGTTTCCGCAATCGGCGCTCGCCAGCGGCCAATCCGCTGGTCCGTATGGACCAATTGCTGGGCAAGGTTCCGGAGCCTTTGCTGCCGGTTATTCCGTTGCATATGCCGCTGGTCCAGCGCCGTTTGATGGAGCCGATCCGTCACCGCGAATTGCTCGATCAAGTGGTTGGTGATCTGGCGCAGGATATGGCGCGCGAGTTGGAGGGGCAAGGCAAGGGAGCCCGCCGTCTCGAGCTTGGTATGTGGCGGGTCGATGGCGAGGTGGTGGTACGCGCGCTCGAAATGGCGGCGGCAACGCGCGATGCGGCGCATATATGCCGGTTATTTTCCAGTAAACTCAATGAAATAGATGCCGGCTTTGGTATTGAAACTGTGCGTTTGCGCGCCAGTTGGGCGGAACCGCTTGCTATGGGGCAGGATGATATAGAGGCTGCGGCACAAAGTCATGGCACCTCGCTGGCCGCCTGTATCGACCGGCTGAATGTGCGTCTTGGCGCAGGGGCGGTAAGCCGTCCGGTTGCTTTTGCCAGCCATATTCCTGAACGGGCGCAGCGATGGCAGCTACCTTTGGAGCCTGAGCCAGTGTTGCAGGGTGGCTTTCAAGGTGAGTTAGCCTTGCATCACAGGCCTCTGAAAATACTGGATAGATCAGAACGGATTACCGTGCTGTATGCCACACCCGATGGCTATCCACGCAGCTTCCGTTGGCGCGGCCATGTGCATGATGTGATGCGCGTAGAAGGGCCCGAGAGGATCGCACCGGAGTGGTGGCGCGAGAAATCGACTATCCGACTGCGCGATTACTACCGGATCGAGGACGGCGAGGGGCGCCGCTATTGGATATATCGCCACGGTTTAATTGACGATAATCGCGGTGGCCCGCCCGACTGGTATTTGCAGGGGCTGTGCGCCTGA
- a CDS encoding pyridoxamine 5'-phosphate oxidase family protein, with amino-acid sequence MRYQDGKADQIKKKFWEAMGDSSFLFLQLDDDPKTAVPMTAQLDKDADSSIWFFTQKSSDFARLGQATATYAGDDHKMFARFHGKLTVETSQERFDHFWNNFVEAWYDGGKTDPDILFLRMDLGAAEIWDGDMNLLNVAKMALGMNVHDDAEKKHAKTAL; translated from the coding sequence ATGCGTTACCAAGATGGCAAAGCCGACCAAATCAAGAAAAAATTCTGGGAAGCGATGGGCGATTCGTCCTTCCTATTCCTGCAATTGGACGACGACCCGAAAACTGCGGTTCCGATGACCGCGCAACTGGATAAAGATGCCGACAGCTCAATCTGGTTCTTTACCCAAAAGAGCAGCGATTTTGCCAGGCTCGGCCAAGCCACCGCAACTTATGCCGGTGATGATCATAAGATGTTCGCACGCTTCCACGGCAAGTTGACTGTCGAGACCAGCCAAGAACGCTTCGACCATTTCTGGAATAACTTCGTCGAAGCTTGGTACGATGGCGGCAAGACCGACCCCGACATCCTCTTCCTCCGCATGGACCTAGGCGCGGCGGAAATCTGGGACGGTGACATGAACCTGCTCAATGTCGCGAAAATGGCGCTTGGTATGAATGTGCATGATGACGCAGAAAAGAAGCACGCCAAAACCGCACTCTGA